A portion of the Marinobacter alexandrii genome contains these proteins:
- a CDS encoding CHAT domain-containing tetratricopeptide repeat protein, with protein sequence MKNILACIIFSCTIGISSAQNITYLIAEAEENLEKNHWEQATRNFKNILENHVDDLTYLQRANIYNDLGFLNLQLLDPFESESYMNLSILYHEEAGIPNQKDYADALLNMGILYTEQVEFDLARRYIQKSLDILEELPGDKPDYWIARSKLAYLYEDAGSYTLALSIYNNCYDQLVASGNDLSPDFAEICMHKGRILILTGEPVEGEKFINLSTTIYESLGSQYAVEQAESMEHLAVFYERMGRFDEAESTLLEVLRLKRSIPDEADILIIETLNDLGVMYHQLGNFRKASEMFREVVKESEENVGTNHPFYATAKNNLGTLALANGDVAGARDMFNDALATYKAKFGTVHPYYANTLNNLARVERKLGNNEVAEKHYMEVLEIDEKIYGKNHPGYATTLINVGVLYSSMGREQEAERFYAEAVSIREKVLGQNHPAYAGALEYMGMHFMAVDNKEEAEKFFRKSVSIQIGQIHMLFPIMSEQERQSFYRKVKSNVDRYNYVAFTLLDKKPELVQTIFDFQLQTKDILFSTSDKVHEEIAESTNEKLRSNYRRWQSDKRLLASYYQMGVQELEQQNVNLPYEEAKVKRQEEELATLLPDFEGLLQKVNQNWRSVQSYVSGDEAIVEIVKISEFNSLTRDQGTLFGFTDLTRYLAIIFKKGSEELQYAILGDEFQLEEDHFSHYKNSIGVDFSDAYNYFWRPIGDVLGDITSVKVSPDGVYNKINPNILTKSEGQYVIDDYYVTYITSARDLFREEIEIFNKKSYLFGNPNFNEGNSNDRLNLKQLPFSELEIREIEGILTDDWNVKSYLKSDANELRVRSAYNPTVLHIATHGFFNDRLNFIASNSPINSSPFKSGIFLSGASETFDRYMDGIPTISENDGILTTYEAMNLNLSKTRLVFLSGCEPGIENTNAEGVFGLQKAFVVAGARNVITNLIDVNDQVTSELITLFYKKFAETDKVDDSLKYAQLKLREKYRDPKVWGAFVLTGNG encoded by the coding sequence ATGAAAAACATACTCGCCTGTATCATTTTTTCATGCACGATAGGTATATCAAGTGCTCAGAATATCACTTATTTGATAGCTGAAGCAGAGGAAAACCTAGAAAAAAACCATTGGGAACAAGCTACCCGAAACTTTAAAAATATTCTAGAAAACCATGTAGATGATCTTACTTATTTGCAAAGGGCAAACATCTACAATGATCTTGGTTTTTTAAATCTACAGCTTCTCGATCCATTCGAATCCGAGAGTTATATGAATCTTTCTATTCTATATCATGAGGAGGCAGGGATACCTAATCAAAAAGACTATGCCGATGCTTTACTAAACATGGGAATTCTATATACAGAGCAAGTTGAATTTGATCTTGCTCGTAGATATATTCAAAAATCACTTGATATTTTAGAAGAACTTCCTGGAGATAAGCCTGATTATTGGATCGCCCGATCAAAGTTGGCTTACCTATATGAAGATGCAGGCTCCTACACACTTGCTCTTAGCATTTACAATAATTGTTATGATCAATTGGTCGCGAGCGGAAATGACCTATCTCCTGACTTTGCTGAGATATGTATGCATAAAGGACGTATTCTGATTCTAACCGGAGAGCCGGTAGAAGGAGAAAAGTTTATTAATCTAAGTACAACAATTTATGAATCTTTAGGATCACAATATGCGGTAGAGCAAGCAGAGTCCATGGAGCATCTTGCCGTTTTTTACGAAAGAATGGGACGTTTTGATGAAGCTGAAAGCACCTTGCTTGAGGTTTTACGTTTAAAAAGGAGTATTCCCGATGAAGCGGATATTCTGATTATAGAAACCTTGAATGATTTGGGGGTGATGTATCATCAGCTAGGGAATTTCCGAAAAGCGAGTGAAATGTTCAGAGAGGTAGTAAAGGAGAGTGAAGAAAATGTAGGTACTAACCATCCTTTTTACGCAACAGCTAAAAATAATCTAGGTACACTGGCCTTGGCTAATGGAGATGTGGCTGGTGCTCGAGACATGTTCAATGACGCGCTAGCAACATACAAAGCTAAGTTTGGAACTGTACATCCTTATTATGCCAATACCTTAAATAACCTCGCTCGTGTAGAAAGGAAACTGGGAAACAATGAAGTTGCTGAAAAACACTACATGGAAGTACTTGAAATAGATGAAAAAATCTATGGCAAAAATCACCCGGGTTACGCAACAACATTAATCAATGTAGGGGTACTCTATAGTTCAATGGGCCGTGAGCAGGAAGCTGAACGGTTCTATGCGGAAGCCGTGTCCATTCGTGAAAAAGTACTCGGACAAAATCATCCGGCATATGCTGGAGCTTTGGAATATATGGGCATGCATTTCATGGCAGTTGACAACAAAGAAGAGGCTGAAAAATTTTTCCGTAAGTCTGTCAGTATCCAGATTGGTCAAATACACATGTTGTTTCCAATTATGTCAGAACAAGAACGGCAGAGTTTTTACCGAAAAGTGAAATCAAATGTAGATCGATACAATTATGTTGCATTTACCCTTCTAGACAAGAAACCAGAGTTAGTACAAACAATTTTTGACTTTCAATTACAAACAAAAGATATCCTCTTCAGTACCTCTGATAAAGTACATGAAGAAATTGCTGAAAGCACCAATGAAAAGTTAAGATCCAATTACCGAAGGTGGCAGTCGGATAAAAGACTATTGGCTAGTTACTACCAAATGGGGGTGCAAGAGCTGGAACAACAAAATGTAAATCTCCCATACGAGGAAGCCAAAGTAAAAAGACAAGAGGAGGAGCTCGCGACTCTACTTCCAGACTTTGAAGGATTGTTGCAGAAAGTGAACCAAAACTGGAGATCTGTCCAGAGTTATGTGAGCGGAGATGAGGCAATTGTAGAGATTGTCAAAATTTCTGAGTTTAATTCTTTGACAAGAGACCAAGGAACACTTTTCGGATTCACAGACTTAACCAGGTACTTAGCCATCATTTTCAAAAAAGGGAGCGAAGAACTACAGTATGCTATTCTGGGTGATGAGTTTCAGCTCGAAGAAGATCACTTCAGCCACTACAAAAATTCAATAGGGGTTGATTTTTCAGACGCATATAACTACTTCTGGCGCCCAATTGGTGATGTATTGGGAGATATAACATCCGTTAAAGTTTCACCGGATGGTGTTTACAATAAGATCAACCCTAACATCTTGACTAAGTCTGAAGGGCAGTATGTGATAGATGACTATTATGTGACCTATATAACAAGTGCCAGAGATTTGTTTAGGGAAGAAATTGAAATTTTCAACAAAAAGTCTTATTTGTTTGGCAATCCTAACTTCAATGAAGGTAATTCCAATGATAGACTTAATTTAAAACAGCTTCCCTTCTCTGAGCTTGAAATAAGAGAGATTGAGGGCATTCTTACAGATGATTGGAATGTGAAGTCTTATTTGAAGAGTGATGCAAATGAACTAAGAGTACGGTCAGCTTACAACCCAACTGTACTACACATTGCTACACATGGCTTCTTTAATGATAGACTTAACTTCATTGCTTCAAATAGCCCAATCAATAGTTCTCCTTTCAAATCAGGTATTTTTCTGAGCGGTGCTTCTGAAACTTTTGATAGGTACATGGATGGAATACCCACTATTTCAGAGAACGATGGAATACTGACAACTTATGAGGCAATGAACCTTAACCTCAGTAAAACAAGATTGGTGTTTCTTTCCGGGTGTGAACCTGGAATAGAGAACACGAATGCTGAAGGTGTTTTTGGACTCCAGAAAGCGTTTGTTGTTGCTGGAGCCCGAAATGTTATTACTAACTTGATAGATGTTAATGATCAGGTTACAAGTGAGTTAATCACTTTATTTTACAAGAAGTTTGCTGAGACTGATAAAGTCGATGATTCTTTGAAGTATGCTCAACTAAAGTTGAGAGAGAAATATAGAGACCCCAAGGTGTGGGGTGCATTTGTTTTAACAGGAAATGGATAA
- the cysS gene encoding cysteine--tRNA ligase has protein sequence MIGKLKIFNSLTRQKEEFNPLNPPYVGMYVCGPTVYSNVHLGNVRTFLSFDVVNRYLRFLDYKVRYVRNITDVGHLSDTGEDKISKKAKLDKLEPMEIVQMYANDFRDVMLEFNAIPPDIEPSAIGHLMEQIEMTKKLIENGYAYESNGSVYFDVEKYHRENDNSYGILSGRKIEDLLTETRDLDGGGDKRSPLDFALWKKAAPEHIMRWKTEWSDGFPGWHLECSVMSTKYLGEEFDIHGGGMDLKFPHHECEIAQNAGSHGHGGAKYWLHTNMLTVNGQKMSKSLGNSFLPRELISGDHELLERGYSPMTIRFFMMQSHYASTLDFSNEALEAARKGYVRLANGMRTMQEMEWKKDDGIVNEKQVEQIIKMLDNLYYAMNDDFNTALTIGHLFNLVKKINSLHTGQLKFGEIGEETFLRMKETFLGFAEDVLGLKVEADVDYKNLVDTILGEYKDAKFNRDFDRVDKLRAELKAEGIVVKDMKDKIEWAFEE, from the coding sequence ATGATAGGCAAACTCAAAATCTTTAATTCACTTACTCGACAGAAGGAGGAGTTTAACCCATTGAACCCCCCATATGTAGGTATGTATGTGTGTGGCCCAACGGTTTACAGCAACGTACACCTTGGAAATGTTCGAACATTTTTGAGTTTTGATGTGGTAAATAGGTACCTACGCTTCCTTGATTATAAAGTGCGCTATGTTCGCAACATCACCGATGTAGGACATCTTTCTGATACTGGCGAAGATAAAATCTCAAAGAAGGCCAAACTGGATAAGCTTGAACCCATGGAAATTGTGCAGATGTATGCAAATGATTTTCGTGATGTCATGCTGGAGTTTAATGCAATACCACCCGATATCGAACCATCAGCAATTGGTCATTTGATGGAGCAGATTGAGATGACAAAGAAATTGATCGAAAATGGATACGCATACGAATCCAATGGGTCTGTCTACTTCGATGTAGAGAAATATCATAGGGAAAATGATAATTCATATGGGATATTAAGCGGAAGAAAGATTGAAGACTTGCTCACTGAGACACGTGACTTGGATGGGGGCGGTGACAAAAGAAGTCCATTGGATTTTGCACTTTGGAAAAAAGCCGCTCCTGAACATATCATGCGATGGAAAACCGAATGGAGTGATGGCTTTCCTGGCTGGCATCTGGAATGCTCAGTGATGAGCACAAAATACTTAGGTGAAGAATTCGATATCCATGGTGGTGGAATGGATTTAAAATTCCCACATCATGAATGTGAGATAGCCCAGAATGCAGGTTCTCACGGGCATGGTGGAGCCAAATACTGGCTACACACGAATATGCTTACCGTGAATGGGCAGAAGATGAGTAAATCGCTTGGAAATTCATTCTTACCAAGAGAGTTGATTTCCGGTGACCATGAGCTCCTTGAAAGAGGATACAGCCCAATGACTATTCGTTTCTTCATGATGCAATCACATTACGCCAGTACTTTGGATTTTTCTAATGAAGCTTTAGAGGCTGCTCGAAAGGGATATGTTCGCTTAGCAAATGGCATGAGGACCATGCAAGAAATGGAATGGAAGAAAGATGATGGCATAGTTAATGAAAAACAGGTAGAACAGATCATTAAGATGTTAGACAACCTTTACTATGCCATGAATGATGATTTCAATACTGCCTTGACCATAGGTCATTTGTTCAACTTAGTAAAGAAGATCAACTCTCTTCATACAGGACAGCTTAAATTCGGAGAAATTGGAGAAGAAACATTCCTAAGAATGAAAGAAACATTCTTAGGATTCGCAGAGGATGTGCTAGGCCTAAAAGTAGAAGCTGATGTGGATTATAAAAATCTAGTAGATACAATCTTAGGTGAGTATAAAGACGCGAAGTTTAATCGAGACTTTGATCGAGTGGATAAACTGAGGGCAGAACTAAAAGCTGAAGGTATAGTAGTGAAAGATATGAAGGATAAGATTGAATGGGCGTTTGAGGAATAG
- the mazG gene encoding nucleoside triphosphate pyrophosphohydrolase encodes MSKKSLSSLDPNRKVKLEAFDRLLTIMDELRENCPWDKKQTMETLRHLTIEETYELSDAIIENDLEEVKNELGDLMLHLVFYSRIGDEKQSFDVSDVLNSVCEKLIRRHPHIYGDINAEDEETVKANWEKIKLNEKGNQSVLGGVPKSLPALVKAMRIQEKARGVGFDWDNQDQVWEKVQEEIEEFKEETEKEKQAEEFGDLLFSLINYARFVDINPEDALERTNKKFIKRFQYLESESKKEGKTIGEMTLEEMDAYWEKAKEI; translated from the coding sequence ATGTCAAAAAAATCATTATCCTCTTTAGATCCGAATCGAAAAGTAAAGCTCGAAGCTTTTGATCGTCTGCTGACCATTATGGACGAGCTAAGAGAAAATTGCCCGTGGGATAAAAAACAGACAATGGAAACCTTGCGCCACTTGACGATAGAAGAGACCTATGAGCTTTCGGACGCTATTATCGAGAATGATCTAGAGGAAGTTAAAAATGAGCTAGGCGATTTGATGCTTCATCTAGTATTTTATTCACGGATAGGTGATGAGAAGCAATCGTTTGATGTATCCGATGTGTTGAATTCTGTATGTGAAAAGCTGATAAGAAGACATCCGCATATTTATGGAGATATAAATGCCGAGGATGAAGAAACGGTAAAAGCAAACTGGGAGAAGATTAAATTGAATGAAAAAGGCAATCAATCGGTGCTTGGTGGAGTGCCAAAGTCATTGCCTGCACTGGTCAAAGCCATGCGTATCCAAGAGAAAGCAAGAGGAGTGGGATTTGATTGGGACAACCAAGATCAAGTATGGGAAAAAGTGCAAGAGGAGATAGAAGAGTTTAAAGAGGAGACTGAAAAAGAGAAACAAGCAGAAGAGTTTGGTGATCTTTTGTTTTCACTGATTAATTATGCCCGTTTTGTTGATATCAATCCAGAAGACGCTTTAGAACGTACCAATAAGAAATTCATCAAGCGCTTTCAATACCTGGAATCAGAATCCAAGAAAGAGGGTAAAACCATTGGAGAGATGACATTGGAAGAAATGGATGCGTATTGGGAGAAGGCTAAGGAGATTTGA
- the glmM gene encoding phosphoglucosamine mutase, which translates to MTLIKSISGLRGTIGGKAGDNLSPLDVVKFSAGYGAWLKETHKKAKVIIGRDARPSGASFTQLVANTLINQGIDVVDLGLSTTPTVEMAVMAEKAQGGIILTASHNPAGWNALKLLNDKGEFISAEEGKRVLDLSESKDIEFATTPKIGEFTTNDFYIDYHIEQVVKHPLVDVEAIKAAGFKVIVDAVNSTGGVSIVPLLRQMGVEVKELYCDPTGNFPHNPEPLPENLRKICGELEDGNYDLGVVVDPDVDRLALICENGEPFGEEYTLVAVADYILSQKKGNTVSNLSSTRALKDITEKHGCEYNSSAVGEVHVVAKMKETNAVIGGEGNGGVIVPDLHYGRDALAGIALFLTHLAKFGKSASMLRATYPNYHISKNKIELTPDINVDGVLEAIKEKYKGQPINTIDGVKIEFDSEWVQLRKSNTEPIIRIFAESESQNTAEHLAKKLIMDIKEVISG; encoded by the coding sequence TTGACATTAATTAAATCAATATCCGGCCTGCGTGGTACGATAGGAGGAAAAGCTGGAGATAATCTATCCCCATTAGATGTAGTTAAATTTTCTGCCGGCTATGGAGCTTGGCTGAAAGAGACTCATAAAAAAGCAAAAGTTATTATTGGAAGAGATGCCAGACCTTCGGGTGCATCCTTCACACAATTGGTTGCTAACACACTCATAAATCAAGGGATCGATGTTGTAGATCTAGGATTGAGCACCACCCCTACCGTGGAGATGGCTGTAATGGCTGAAAAAGCTCAAGGCGGAATCATTCTTACAGCAAGTCACAACCCTGCCGGGTGGAATGCTTTGAAGTTATTAAATGACAAAGGAGAATTCATTTCAGCCGAAGAAGGAAAAAGAGTATTAGATCTCTCTGAATCAAAAGATATAGAGTTTGCTACCACACCAAAGATTGGTGAATTCACCACCAATGATTTTTACATTGATTATCATATTGAACAGGTTGTTAAACATCCTTTAGTAGATGTAGAAGCTATTAAAGCTGCAGGGTTTAAGGTGATTGTCGATGCTGTCAATAGTACAGGAGGAGTTTCTATTGTCCCTCTTCTAAGACAAATGGGTGTTGAGGTAAAGGAATTATACTGTGATCCGACAGGTAATTTCCCTCATAACCCTGAACCCCTACCCGAAAATCTTCGAAAGATATGTGGTGAACTGGAGGATGGTAATTATGATTTAGGAGTAGTCGTAGATCCTGATGTGGACCGTCTCGCACTAATTTGTGAAAATGGTGAGCCATTTGGTGAAGAGTATACCCTTGTAGCAGTCGCGGATTATATTCTATCACAGAAAAAAGGTAACACTGTGTCTAATCTTTCTTCTACCCGCGCACTTAAAGACATCACAGAAAAACATGGATGTGAATACAATTCATCCGCTGTGGGTGAGGTGCATGTAGTAGCAAAAATGAAAGAAACAAACGCCGTGATTGGTGGTGAAGGAAACGGGGGAGTAATCGTTCCCGATCTTCATTATGGCCGAGATGCACTGGCTGGGATAGCATTATTCCTGACTCATCTTGCCAAGTTTGGTAAAAGTGCCTCAATGCTAAGGGCTACTTATCCTAACTATCATATTTCCAAAAATAAAATTGAGCTTACGCCTGATATCAATGTAGACGGTGTACTAGAGGCCATTAAGGAAAAATATAAAGGTCAGCCTATAAATACGATCGATGGTGTCAAGATTGAGTTTGATAGCGAGTGGGTACAGTTAAGAAAGTCGAATACTGAACCTATAATTCGTATTTTTGCAGAGTCCGAAAGTCAGAATACTGCTGAACATTTAGCAAAAAAGCTGATCATGGACATTAAGGAAGTTATTTCCGGATAA
- a CDS encoding cysteine desulfurase family protein, whose translation MKVYFDNAATTPIDIDVFEAMKPYMLEHFGNPSSIHSHGRQVRTAIERSRKKVAELLNAAPAEIFFTSGGTEADNTAIRCTVSEKGIKHIITSKIEHHAVLHTVESLEKRGIKVSYVELNNKGQVNYDHLEVLLKDNPHTLVTLMHANNEIGNLLDIERVGELCRAHDACFHSDTVQSMAHYAHDMSKLNLDFAVGSAHKFHGPKGIGFLYINHENKIHPFIHGGAQERNMRGGTENVYGIVGLAKAMEIAYDDMEAHRNHIEGLKAHMIERLKSTIDDVAFNGVSDEMDKSLYTVLNVCLPPSDDNDMLLFNLDIEGISASGGSACSSGSSIGSHVLAELNRNQNRGAIRFSFSKYNTLEEVDYAVEKLIKLYQPETTSA comes from the coding sequence ATGAAAGTTTACTTTGACAATGCCGCTACTACGCCCATCGACATAGATGTATTTGAGGCGATGAAACCTTATATGTTAGAACATTTTGGTAATCCATCATCTATCCACTCGCATGGCAGACAAGTACGAACAGCGATAGAACGGTCCAGGAAAAAAGTAGCAGAATTATTGAATGCCGCTCCCGCGGAAATATTTTTTACATCAGGAGGAACAGAAGCTGACAATACGGCCATTCGGTGCACTGTAAGCGAAAAGGGAATTAAGCATATCATTACCAGTAAAATTGAGCATCATGCGGTCTTACACACAGTAGAGTCGCTGGAAAAAAGAGGTATCAAGGTTAGTTATGTGGAATTAAACAATAAAGGTCAGGTCAACTATGATCACCTTGAAGTTTTGCTAAAAGACAACCCTCATACATTGGTGACTTTAATGCACGCCAATAACGAGATAGGAAATTTACTTGATATTGAGCGTGTTGGAGAACTTTGTAGAGCGCATGATGCTTGTTTCCATTCAGACACAGTACAAAGCATGGCTCATTATGCCCATGATATGTCAAAGCTTAATCTGGATTTTGCTGTAGGTTCAGCTCACAAATTTCATGGTCCAAAAGGCATTGGTTTTTTGTATATCAATCATGAAAATAAAATTCATCCATTTATTCATGGAGGAGCTCAAGAGCGAAACATGCGAGGCGGTACAGAAAATGTCTACGGAATCGTGGGGTTGGCTAAAGCCATGGAAATAGCCTATGATGACATGGAAGCTCACAGAAATCATATTGAAGGATTAAAGGCCCATATGATAGAGAGGTTGAAATCTACCATTGATGACGTAGCTTTCAATGGTGTCTCTGATGAAATGGATAAGAGTCTTTACACTGTTCTAAATGTTTGCCTGCCTCCAAGCGATGATAACGACATGCTACTCTTCAATCTTGATATCGAGGGGATTTCTGCTTCCGGTGGAAGTGCTTGTAGCAGTGGGTCCAGTATAGGATCACATGTCTTGGCGGAGCTAAATAGAAATCAAAATAGAGGAGCTATTCGATTTTCTTTCAGTAAATACAATACCTTAGAGGAAGTAGATTATGCAGTTGAGAAGCTAATCAAGCTATATCAACCTGAGACTACTTCTGCATGA
- the hemH gene encoding ferrochelatase produces the protein MTKKRGVLLVNLGTPDSTAVPDVRKYLREFLMDKRVIDIPFLNRWMLVNLIIAPLRAPKSAKEYERLFDEKGSPLKYFGFEVLDKLIEKVDNSYQIELAMRYQSPSIQEGLDKLKDCASIHVIPLFPQYASASTGSVQDKVMEIVKDWQIIPDISFTSQFFEEELFLETIADNAKKMMAKKEYDHFLFSYHGIPERQIIKGSVDNHCQLGTCCDSLTDKNRYCYRAQCYATTRLLVKKLGLKEGEYTVSFQSRLGKTPWIKPYTDEVLEDLADNGKKKVLAFSPSFISDCLETTVEVGETYQEDFIKAGGEQWDLVPSLNIEDKWVECLKGMVERA, from the coding sequence ATGACTAAAAAGAGAGGCGTTTTACTTGTAAACCTGGGGACACCAGATTCTACCGCTGTTCCGGATGTGAGGAAATATCTACGTGAGTTTCTGATGGATAAAAGAGTGATTGATATTCCTTTCCTTAACCGATGGATGTTAGTTAACTTGATCATTGCACCTTTAAGAGCTCCCAAATCAGCTAAAGAGTATGAGCGATTGTTTGATGAAAAAGGCTCCCCACTCAAATATTTTGGTTTTGAGGTGCTTGATAAACTTATAGAAAAGGTTGATAATTCTTATCAAATAGAACTTGCTATGCGATATCAAAGCCCTTCCATTCAGGAAGGATTGGATAAGTTGAAAGATTGCGCTTCTATTCATGTGATCCCATTGTTCCCTCAATATGCTTCGGCAAGTACTGGGTCTGTTCAAGATAAGGTAATGGAAATTGTGAAGGATTGGCAAATCATTCCGGATATTAGTTTTACTTCTCAATTCTTTGAGGAAGAATTGTTTTTGGAAACGATAGCCGATAATGCTAAGAAAATGATGGCAAAAAAGGAATATGATCACTTTCTATTTAGCTATCATGGAATTCCAGAAAGGCAGATCATAAAAGGATCGGTTGATAATCATTGTCAGCTTGGGACTTGTTGCGATTCTCTAACGGATAAGAATCGCTACTGCTACAGGGCGCAATGCTATGCTACAACGAGACTGCTTGTTAAAAAACTAGGTTTGAAAGAGGGGGAATACACCGTAAGTTTCCAATCACGTTTGGGTAAGACTCCATGGATCAAACCTTACACTGATGAAGTATTAGAAGACCTGGCTGACAATGGGAAAAAGAAAGTGCTCGCTTTCTCTCCTTCATTCATTTCTGATTGTTTAGAAACGACAGTAGAAGTGGGCGAAACGTATCAAGAAGATTTTATAAAAGCTGGAGGGGAGCAATGGGACCTGGTGCCAAGTCTCAACATTGAAGATAAATGGGTGGAATGCTTAAAGGGAATGGTTGAAAGAGCTTAA
- a CDS encoding VTT domain-containing protein has translation MTPKTEKELPDRRRFLIKNLLRGFLWLAVIVIAFIYARKNYDFTLETVLGPVYDQPTIVYLFFLASEVIFGIIPPEFFMIWSLRSEVLSTYINNIIALSTISYMAGIIGFGIGAYLKNTQFYRAMKRRVFGKFEKHLNNYGGFLVVVAALTPLPFSGIAMLVGSVHYSFKKYLWFSLFRFLRFLVYGIVIWEANIF, from the coding sequence ATGACTCCAAAAACCGAAAAAGAACTTCCAGATAGGAGAAGGTTTCTGATAAAGAATCTGCTAAGAGGATTCTTGTGGTTAGCTGTTATCGTCATCGCGTTTATTTATGCTAGAAAGAATTATGATTTCACGTTAGAGACGGTATTAGGACCCGTTTATGACCAGCCAACCATAGTCTACTTATTTTTTCTGGCCTCAGAAGTCATCTTTGGAATTATACCTCCGGAGTTTTTCATGATCTGGTCTTTAAGAAGTGAAGTCCTTTCAACCTACATCAACAATATAATTGCGCTTTCTACTATTTCTTACATGGCAGGAATCATTGGTTTTGGAATTGGAGCTTACCTTAAAAACACCCAATTCTATAGAGCTATGAAGCGACGGGTTTTTGGAAAATTTGAAAAACATCTAAATAACTATGGAGGTTTTCTTGTAGTTGTTGCTGCGCTTACTCCATTACCATTTTCCGGTATTGCAATGCTTGTAGGTTCAGTGCATTATTCATTTAAAAAATATTTATGGTTTTCATTATTCCGATTTCTAAGATTCTTAGTGTATGGAATTGTGATCTGGGAAGCCAATATCTTCTAA